A genomic window from Pungitius pungitius chromosome 12, fPunPun2.1, whole genome shotgun sequence includes:
- the wipi2 gene encoding WD repeat domain phosphoinositide-interacting protein 2 isoform X1, which translates to MNLASQSGDAGGSQLLFANFNQDNTSLAVGTKSGYKFFSLSSVDKLEQIYECTDTEDVCIVERLFSSSLVAIVSLKAPRKLKVCHFKKGTEICNYSYSNTILAVKLNRQRLIVCLEESLYIHNIRDMKVLHTIRETPPNPSGLCALSISNDNCYLAYPGSATIGEVQVFDTVNLRAANMIPAHDSPLAALAFDASGTKMATASEKGTVIRVFSIPEGQKLFEFRRGVKRCVSICSLAFSMEGLYLSASSNTETVHIFKLETQKEKYVPAEEPTTWGGYLGKVLMASTTYLPSQVTEMFTQGRAFATVRLPFCGHKNICALAVIQKIPRLLVAAADGYLYMYNLDPQEGGECTLMKQHRLDGSAEPANEILEQSHDRPLMAQTYSAAATKGYCEEQGAVGGAGLEDDLNDLRLEEENEQPPLILETD; encoded by the exons ATGAACTTGGCCAGTCAAAGCGGGGATGCTGGCGGAAGCCAGCTTCTCTTCGCCAACTTCAACCAGGACAACAC GTCCTTGGCTGTTGGCACTAAATCAGGATACAAGTTTTTCTCCCTGTCCTCTGTGGACAAATTGGAGCAGATATATGAATGTA CGGACACGGAGGATGTGTGCATCGTGGAGCGCCTGTTCTCCAGCAGCCTGGTGGCCATCGTGAGCCTAAAAGCGCCCAGGAAGCTCAAAGTCTGTCACTTCAAGAAGGGAACCGAGATCTGCAACTACTCCTATTCCAACACTATACTGGCAGTCAAGCTCAACAGACAG AGGCTGATAGTGTGTCTGGAGGAGTCCCTTTACATTCACAACATCCGTGACATGAAAGTGCTGCACACCATCAGAGAGACTCCACCCAACCCTTCAG GATTGTGCGCCCTTTCCATCAGCAACGATAACTGTTACCTGGCGTACCCGGGCAGCGCTACAATAGGAGAAGTCCAGGTGTTCGACACAGTCAACCTG cGAGCCGCTAACATGATTCCGGCCCACGACAGCCCATTAGCAGCTCTGGCTTTCGACGCCAGTGGAACCAAAATGGCCACGGCCTCGGAGAAG GGCACAGTCATTCGAGTCTTCTCCATCCCAGAGGGACAGAAGCTCTTTGAGTTTCGGAGAGGAGTCAAGAG GTGTGTGAGCATTTGCTCGTTGGCGTTCAGCATGGAAGGGCTCTACCTGTCTGCTTCCAGCAACACAGAGACGGTCCATATCTTCAAATTAGAGACGCAGAAGGAGAAGTATGT gcCAGCGGAGGAGCCCACCACGTGGGGAGGGTACCTGGGCAAAGTCCTGATGGCGTCCACCACCTACTTGCCTTCTCAGGTTACGGAAATGTTCACCCAGGGGCGAGCCTTCGCTACCGTACGTCTGCCTTTCTGTGGACATAAGAACATCTGCGCCTTAGCTGT AATTCAGAAGATTCCAAGGTTGTTGGTGGCAGCTGCTGATGGCTACCTGTATATGTACAACTTGGATCCACAAGAGGGAGGGGAGTGCACACTTATGAAGCAGCACAG GTTGGATGGCAGTGCTGAGCCAGCCAATGAGATCCTTGAGCAGTCACATGACCGCCCTCTTATGGCCCAAACCTACAGTGCTGCTGCCACTAAAG GTTACTGTGAAGAGCAGGGAGCCGTGGGAGGGGCGGGGCTAGAAGATGACCTCAACGACCTGCGCCTAGAGGAAGAGAACGAGCAACCGCCACTCATCCTTGAAACTGACTGA
- the mmd2a gene encoding monocyte to macrophage differentiation factor 2a, with amino-acid sequence MDLKRTKFGRFMNCRVPASMRYQPTEYEHAANCATHGLWILPSLVGGSVLYFLSVDQWHCVAAWLYGSGLTGLFVTSTLFHTAAWKISHLRKVEQRFHMCDRMAIYFFIAASYSPWLMLRELGPWTCHMRWLIWVMAVVGSMYVFFFHERYKLVEFFGYVAMGVFPALVILSMVERAGVSELALGGVCYVVGAVFFKSDGVVPFAHAIWHLFVAAGASVHYYAIWRYLYLPGPPLQTSR; translated from the exons ATGGACTTGAAGAGGACCAAATTTGGAAG gttCATGAACTGCAGGGTCCCGGCCAGTATGAGATACCAGCCCACTGAGTACGAACACGCTGCAAACTGTGCCACGCATGGG TTGTGGATCCTTCCCAGCCTGGTGGGCGGGTCTGTGctctacttcctgtctgtggacCAATGGCATTGTGTGGCTGCCTGGCTCTATGGGAGTGGTCTCACCGGCCTGTTTGTCACCTCAACACTCTTCCACAccgccgcctggaaaatcagcCACCTCCG GAAGGTGGAGCAGCGTTTCCACATGTGCGACAGAATGGCCATCTACTTCTTCATAGCCGCCTCCTACTCTCCCTG GTTGATGCTGAGGGAGCTGGGCCCCTGGACGTGCCACATGCGCTGGCTGATCTGGGTCATGGCCGTTGTCGGATCCATGtacgtcttcttcttccacgaGAG GTACAAGCTGGTTGAGTTTTTTGGATATGTGGCCATGGGGGTGTTTCCTGCTCTGGTCATCCTGTCTATG GTGGAGCGTGCAGGCGTGTCTGAACTGGCGCTGGGGGGGGTCTGCTATGTGGTGGGCGCGGTCTTCTTTAAGAGCGACGGCGTCGTCCCTTTCGCCCACGCCATCTGGCATCTTTTCGTGGCAGCAGGAGCAAGCGTTCATTATTACGCCATCTGGAGGTACCTGTACTTACCTGGGCCGCCGCTGCAGACATCAAGGTGA
- the ap5z1 gene encoding AP-5 complex subunit zeta-1 isoform X2 translates to MYSHGSESLIKQAREIQEPELQRFHSRLVKLLQGKELGHEAVDSLQRLHIILSATKYTRTLPPELQKSLQSLLSSPAEQFQVLSSAVLRETLPLSGQEENYCQENFIQLNNHAAALVLSQAGSRAELSSLCAQLLRSLEGRQSEGPATSLTHILPILNTILTHSPESLTEDHVTLMSKKLVDWLRYASITQGGSAPSGGFFTGPRPRQPVPIAELDGTVSGDFFTVLCVGQSFTEDQWLNVYSFSMLRHWLLTYRCVSNGNNTADTDDRSEVDGSVVSMVSATSSSSRLLPPKERLREKAFQYCQRLIEQSDRKAHKKTDTDLQKACLVEAVCILDSVCGEDASLVFRAFPCIKALFGRLSSDLSFARVLLPIAQFYLNHGEMAAVDCESVWNLVFGRFPAELFDHQFLAHEFLRFIRLNLESLQLRVPQYPHSFPNLLKFLAWDSPAVVDDFVDLLPSLVTAGTAVELLHTLLDLPCLSATLVLQVRSTCLPISEPSGRGLLSLDAFRSQSFRGLFLFLLRGEAGSGDTIDRLSTLHEMLTETADWPRVVQCAQTVPVLLHIFFNTVIAIADQKLLAHLVQVMLERSTLLLNIPKYNKEIHRVFSRHLLLLCKLHPSVVVDQSHELLEFAGATANVYSKEEIYTHVVWVLGEYLSVSCDSRCSVMLITSCFETLEAVLFEITSSAPPPGADCPVPRAVTSLMSALAKLASRSHDLIPRVSLFLSKLRTVTRGGPVAWCSDEEDLVAIVTRGEELWSLLKAPGVAQSVLTPPQPVTTPQWHRDTNVALPLQLRALTNLTHSQ, encoded by the exons ATGTACTCACACGGTTCGGAAAGTTTAATTAAACAGGCAAG AGAGATCCAGGAGCCGGAGCTGCAGCGGTTCCACAGCAGACTGGTCAAGCTTCTCCAGGGAAAGGAGCTCGGCCACGAGGCTGTCGACTCCCTGCAGAGGCTGCACATCATACTCTCTGCTACCAAGTACACCAGGAC GTTGCCCCCGGAGCTTCAGAAGAGCCTTCAATCCCTCCTTTCGTCCCCAGCGGAGCAGTTTCAGGTGCTGAGCTCCGCTGTGCTCAGAGAGACACTGCCTCTCTCTGGCCAGGAAGAGAACTACTGCCAGGAAAACTTCATTCAACTGAACAATCATGCTGCTGCCCTGGTGCTCTCACAG GCTGGATCCAGGGCTGAGCTGTCGTCACTTTGCGCTCAACTCCTCCGCAGTTTGGAAGGCCGACAATCAGAAGGGCCCGCCACGTCACTCACGCACATCCTGCCGATCCTCAACACCATTCTCACACACAGCCCAGAGAGCCTCACTGAAG ATCACGTGACCCTTATGAGTAAAAAGCTTGTGGATTGGTTGCGTTATGCCAGCATCACGCAGGGAGGCAGTGCTCCCTCAGGGGGGTTCTTCACAGGGCCCCGGCCCCGTCAG CCGGTACCAATAGCAGAGCTGGATGGGACGGTCTCAGGGGATTTCTTCACTGTGCTCTGTGTGGGTCAGAGTTTCACTGAGGACCAGTGGTTGAACGTCTACTCCTTCTCCATGCTTCGCCATTGGCTCCTCACCTACCGCTGTGTTTCCAATGGCAACAACACAGCTGACACTG ATGACAGGTCGGAGGTGGACGGATCGGTGGTTTCCATGGTTTCGGCGACGTCCTCCTCCAGCCGATTGCTGCCTCCAAAGGAGCGCCTTAGAGAGAAGGCTTTCCAGTACTGCCAACGCCTCATCGAACAGAGCGATCGCA AGGCACACAAAAAGACGGATACAGACCTGCAGAAAGCG TGTCTGGTGGAGGCGGTGTGTATCCtcgacagtgtgtgtggggaggacGCCTCGCTGGTCTTCCGAGCGTTCCCGTGCATCAAGGCGCTCTTTGGTCGGCTCAGCTCCGACCTGTCGTTTGCCAGAGTGCTGCTGCCCATAGCTCAGTTCTACCTCAACCACG GAGAGATGGCCGCTGTGGATTGCGAGAGTGTGTGGAATCTGGTTTTTGGACGATTCCCCGCCGAGCTGTTTGACCACCAATTCCTGGCGCACGAGTTCCTACGCTTCATTCGGCTGAACCTGGAGAGCCTGCAGCTCCGAGTCCCACAGTACCCCCACTCCTTTCCAAACCTGCTGAAG TTCTTAGCGTGGGACAGCCCGGCAGTGGTGGATGACTTTGTGGATCTGCTACCTTCTCTGGTGACGGCTGGGACTGCGGTGGAGCTTCTTCACACTCTGCTGGACCTGCCCTGTCTCTCGGCCACGCTGGTGTTGCAAGTCAG GTCGACTTGTTTGCCCATCTCTGAGCCGAGCGGGCGCGGCCTCCTCTCACTTGATGCATTCCGAAGCCAATCCTTCCGAGggcttttcctcttcctgcttcgGGGGGAAGCAGGCTCAG GTGACACAATTGACAGACTGAGCACGCTGCATGAGATGCTTACTGAGACCGCTGATTGGCCGAGGGTTGTTCAGTGTGCCCAGACCGTCCCTGTGctgctgcacatttttttcaacaCAGTCATTGCG atAGCTGATCAGAAGCTTTTAGCTCACTTGGTTCAAGTGATGCTGGAGAGAAGCACCCTCCTCCTCAACATCCCAAAATACAATAAAGAGATACACAG ggtgTTCAGCAGGCACCTGCTGTTGTTGTGCAAGCTCCACCCGTCCGTGGTGGTGGACCAGTCTCACGAGCTGCTGGAGTTCGCTGGGGCCACGGCCAATGTGTACAGCAAAGAGGAAATCTACACGCACGTG GTGTGGGTGCTGGGAGAGTACCTCTCTGTGTCGTGTGACTCTCGCTGCTCCGTGATgctcatcacttcctgttttgagACGTTGGAGGCGGTGCTGTTTGAGATCACTTCATCTGCCCCACCCCCCGGAGCAGATTGCCCTGTCCCGAGAGCCGTCACCTCTCTAATGAGCGCACTGGCTAAGCTGGCGTCACGATCTCATGACCTCATACCAAG GGTGTCTCTGTTCCTCTCCAAGCTCAGAACGGTAACCAGAGGTGGGCCAGTTGCCTGGTGCTCGGACGAAGAGGACCTCGTTGCCATAGTAACTCGAGGTGAGGAGTTGTGGTCGCTGCTGAAGGCTCCCGGTGTGGCTCAGAGCGTCCTGACCCCACCCCAACCTGTCACCACACCCCAGTGGCACAGAGACACCAACGTTGCTTTGCCCCTGCAACTGCGGGCCCTAACCAACCTCACACACTCCCAgtga
- the ap5z1 gene encoding AP-5 complex subunit zeta-1 isoform X1, translated as MYSHGSESLIKQAREIQEPELQRFHSRLVKLLQGKELGHEAVDSLQRLHIILSATKYTRTLPPELQKSLQSLLSSPAEQFQVLSSAVLRETLPLSGQEENYCQENFIQLNNHAAALVLSQAGSRAELSSLCAQLLRSLEGRQSEGPATSLTHILPILNTILTHSPESLTEDHVTLMSKKLVDWLRYASITQGGSAPSGGFFTGPRPRQPVPIAELDGTVSGDFFTVLCVGQSFTEDQWLNVYSFSMLRHWLLTYRCVSNGNNTADTANRLQLSLSLSFSNDDRSEVDGSVVSMVSATSSSSRLLPPKERLREKAFQYCQRLIEQSDRKAHKKTDTDLQKACLVEAVCILDSVCGEDASLVFRAFPCIKALFGRLSSDLSFARVLLPIAQFYLNHGEMAAVDCESVWNLVFGRFPAELFDHQFLAHEFLRFIRLNLESLQLRVPQYPHSFPNLLKFLAWDSPAVVDDFVDLLPSLVTAGTAVELLHTLLDLPCLSATLVLQVRSTCLPISEPSGRGLLSLDAFRSQSFRGLFLFLLRGEAGSGDTIDRLSTLHEMLTETADWPRVVQCAQTVPVLLHIFFNTVIAIADQKLLAHLVQVMLERSTLLLNIPKYNKEIHRVFSRHLLLLCKLHPSVVVDQSHELLEFAGATANVYSKEEIYTHVVWVLGEYLSVSCDSRCSVMLITSCFETLEAVLFEITSSAPPPGADCPVPRAVTSLMSALAKLASRSHDLIPRVSLFLSKLRTVTRGGPVAWCSDEEDLVAIVTRGEELWSLLKAPGVAQSVLTPPQPVTTPQWHRDTNVALPLQLRALTNLTHSQ; from the exons ATGTACTCACACGGTTCGGAAAGTTTAATTAAACAGGCAAG AGAGATCCAGGAGCCGGAGCTGCAGCGGTTCCACAGCAGACTGGTCAAGCTTCTCCAGGGAAAGGAGCTCGGCCACGAGGCTGTCGACTCCCTGCAGAGGCTGCACATCATACTCTCTGCTACCAAGTACACCAGGAC GTTGCCCCCGGAGCTTCAGAAGAGCCTTCAATCCCTCCTTTCGTCCCCAGCGGAGCAGTTTCAGGTGCTGAGCTCCGCTGTGCTCAGAGAGACACTGCCTCTCTCTGGCCAGGAAGAGAACTACTGCCAGGAAAACTTCATTCAACTGAACAATCATGCTGCTGCCCTGGTGCTCTCACAG GCTGGATCCAGGGCTGAGCTGTCGTCACTTTGCGCTCAACTCCTCCGCAGTTTGGAAGGCCGACAATCAGAAGGGCCCGCCACGTCACTCACGCACATCCTGCCGATCCTCAACACCATTCTCACACACAGCCCAGAGAGCCTCACTGAAG ATCACGTGACCCTTATGAGTAAAAAGCTTGTGGATTGGTTGCGTTATGCCAGCATCACGCAGGGAGGCAGTGCTCCCTCAGGGGGGTTCTTCACAGGGCCCCGGCCCCGTCAG CCGGTACCAATAGCAGAGCTGGATGGGACGGTCTCAGGGGATTTCTTCACTGTGCTCTGTGTGGGTCAGAGTTTCACTGAGGACCAGTGGTTGAACGTCTACTCCTTCTCCATGCTTCGCCATTGGCTCCTCACCTACCGCTGTGTTTCCAATGGCAACAACACAGCTGACACTG CAAACAGGCTGCAGCTCAGCCTCTCCCTATCCTTTTCTAATG ATGACAGGTCGGAGGTGGACGGATCGGTGGTTTCCATGGTTTCGGCGACGTCCTCCTCCAGCCGATTGCTGCCTCCAAAGGAGCGCCTTAGAGAGAAGGCTTTCCAGTACTGCCAACGCCTCATCGAACAGAGCGATCGCA AGGCACACAAAAAGACGGATACAGACCTGCAGAAAGCG TGTCTGGTGGAGGCGGTGTGTATCCtcgacagtgtgtgtggggaggacGCCTCGCTGGTCTTCCGAGCGTTCCCGTGCATCAAGGCGCTCTTTGGTCGGCTCAGCTCCGACCTGTCGTTTGCCAGAGTGCTGCTGCCCATAGCTCAGTTCTACCTCAACCACG GAGAGATGGCCGCTGTGGATTGCGAGAGTGTGTGGAATCTGGTTTTTGGACGATTCCCCGCCGAGCTGTTTGACCACCAATTCCTGGCGCACGAGTTCCTACGCTTCATTCGGCTGAACCTGGAGAGCCTGCAGCTCCGAGTCCCACAGTACCCCCACTCCTTTCCAAACCTGCTGAAG TTCTTAGCGTGGGACAGCCCGGCAGTGGTGGATGACTTTGTGGATCTGCTACCTTCTCTGGTGACGGCTGGGACTGCGGTGGAGCTTCTTCACACTCTGCTGGACCTGCCCTGTCTCTCGGCCACGCTGGTGTTGCAAGTCAG GTCGACTTGTTTGCCCATCTCTGAGCCGAGCGGGCGCGGCCTCCTCTCACTTGATGCATTCCGAAGCCAATCCTTCCGAGggcttttcctcttcctgcttcgGGGGGAAGCAGGCTCAG GTGACACAATTGACAGACTGAGCACGCTGCATGAGATGCTTACTGAGACCGCTGATTGGCCGAGGGTTGTTCAGTGTGCCCAGACCGTCCCTGTGctgctgcacatttttttcaacaCAGTCATTGCG atAGCTGATCAGAAGCTTTTAGCTCACTTGGTTCAAGTGATGCTGGAGAGAAGCACCCTCCTCCTCAACATCCCAAAATACAATAAAGAGATACACAG ggtgTTCAGCAGGCACCTGCTGTTGTTGTGCAAGCTCCACCCGTCCGTGGTGGTGGACCAGTCTCACGAGCTGCTGGAGTTCGCTGGGGCCACGGCCAATGTGTACAGCAAAGAGGAAATCTACACGCACGTG GTGTGGGTGCTGGGAGAGTACCTCTCTGTGTCGTGTGACTCTCGCTGCTCCGTGATgctcatcacttcctgttttgagACGTTGGAGGCGGTGCTGTTTGAGATCACTTCATCTGCCCCACCCCCCGGAGCAGATTGCCCTGTCCCGAGAGCCGTCACCTCTCTAATGAGCGCACTGGCTAAGCTGGCGTCACGATCTCATGACCTCATACCAAG GGTGTCTCTGTTCCTCTCCAAGCTCAGAACGGTAACCAGAGGTGGGCCAGTTGCCTGGTGCTCGGACGAAGAGGACCTCGTTGCCATAGTAACTCGAGGTGAGGAGTTGTGGTCGCTGCTGAAGGCTCCCGGTGTGGCTCAGAGCGTCCTGACCCCACCCCAACCTGTCACCACACCCCAGTGGCACAGAGACACCAACGTTGCTTTGCCCCTGCAACTGCGGGCCCTAACCAACCTCACACACTCCCAgtga
- the wipi2 gene encoding WD repeat domain phosphoinositide-interacting protein 2 isoform X2, which produces MNLASQSGDAGGSQLLFANFNQDNTSLAVGTKSGYKFFSLSSVDKLEQIYECTDTEDVCIVERLFSSSLVAIVSLKAPRKLKVCHFKKGTEICNYSYSNTILAVKLNRQRLIVCLEESLYIHNIRDMKVLHTIRETPPNPSGLCALSISNDNCYLAYPGSATIGEVQVFDTVNLRAANMIPAHDSPLAALAFDASGTKMATASEKGTVIRVFSIPEGQKLFEFRRGVKRCVSICSLAFSMEGLYLSASSNTETVHIFKLETQKEKPAEEPTTWGGYLGKVLMASTTYLPSQVTEMFTQGRAFATVRLPFCGHKNICALAVIQKIPRLLVAAADGYLYMYNLDPQEGGECTLMKQHRLDGSAEPANEILEQSHDRPLMAQTYSAAATKGYCEEQGAVGGAGLEDDLNDLRLEEENEQPPLILETD; this is translated from the exons ATGAACTTGGCCAGTCAAAGCGGGGATGCTGGCGGAAGCCAGCTTCTCTTCGCCAACTTCAACCAGGACAACAC GTCCTTGGCTGTTGGCACTAAATCAGGATACAAGTTTTTCTCCCTGTCCTCTGTGGACAAATTGGAGCAGATATATGAATGTA CGGACACGGAGGATGTGTGCATCGTGGAGCGCCTGTTCTCCAGCAGCCTGGTGGCCATCGTGAGCCTAAAAGCGCCCAGGAAGCTCAAAGTCTGTCACTTCAAGAAGGGAACCGAGATCTGCAACTACTCCTATTCCAACACTATACTGGCAGTCAAGCTCAACAGACAG AGGCTGATAGTGTGTCTGGAGGAGTCCCTTTACATTCACAACATCCGTGACATGAAAGTGCTGCACACCATCAGAGAGACTCCACCCAACCCTTCAG GATTGTGCGCCCTTTCCATCAGCAACGATAACTGTTACCTGGCGTACCCGGGCAGCGCTACAATAGGAGAAGTCCAGGTGTTCGACACAGTCAACCTG cGAGCCGCTAACATGATTCCGGCCCACGACAGCCCATTAGCAGCTCTGGCTTTCGACGCCAGTGGAACCAAAATGGCCACGGCCTCGGAGAAG GGCACAGTCATTCGAGTCTTCTCCATCCCAGAGGGACAGAAGCTCTTTGAGTTTCGGAGAGGAGTCAAGAG GTGTGTGAGCATTTGCTCGTTGGCGTTCAGCATGGAAGGGCTCTACCTGTCTGCTTCCAGCAACACAGAGACGGTCCATATCTTCAAATTAGAGACGCAGAAGGAGAA gcCAGCGGAGGAGCCCACCACGTGGGGAGGGTACCTGGGCAAAGTCCTGATGGCGTCCACCACCTACTTGCCTTCTCAGGTTACGGAAATGTTCACCCAGGGGCGAGCCTTCGCTACCGTACGTCTGCCTTTCTGTGGACATAAGAACATCTGCGCCTTAGCTGT AATTCAGAAGATTCCAAGGTTGTTGGTGGCAGCTGCTGATGGCTACCTGTATATGTACAACTTGGATCCACAAGAGGGAGGGGAGTGCACACTTATGAAGCAGCACAG GTTGGATGGCAGTGCTGAGCCAGCCAATGAGATCCTTGAGCAGTCACATGACCGCCCTCTTATGGCCCAAACCTACAGTGCTGCTGCCACTAAAG GTTACTGTGAAGAGCAGGGAGCCGTGGGAGGGGCGGGGCTAGAAGATGACCTCAACGACCTGCGCCTAGAGGAAGAGAACGAGCAACCGCCACTCATCCTTGAAACTGACTGA